One region of Pseudomonas sp. ABC1 genomic DNA includes:
- a CDS encoding group III truncated hemoglobin, producing MSHPESPPALCTEAEIRALVEAFYARVRADEVLGPIFDGHVGDWPAHLDQLCDFWSALLLGTKRFGGAPMPKHMALHGLSEALFQRWLGLFQLTTAELSNTALRTEADALAQRIAANLWRHYEQHHGHVGTTATAQPGKQHERA from the coding sequence ATGAGTCACCCGGAATCGCCGCCCGCCCTGTGCACCGAAGCGGAAATCCGCGCGCTGGTCGAAGCCTTCTACGCCCGGGTGCGGGCAGACGAGGTGCTGGGGCCGATCTTCGACGGGCACGTCGGCGACTGGCCTGCGCACCTGGACCAGTTGTGCGACTTCTGGTCGGCGCTGCTGCTCGGCACCAAGCGCTTCGGCGGCGCGCCGATGCCCAAGCACATGGCGCTGCATGGTCTCAGCGAGGCACTGTTCCAGCGCTGGCTGGGACTGTTCCAACTGACCACTGCCGAGTTGAGCAATACGGCACTGCGCACCGAGGCCGACGCCCTGGCCCAGCGTATCGCCGCCAACCTCTGGCGACACTACGAGCAGCACCATGGCCATGTCGGCACCACCGCCACCGCCCAGCCAGGAAAACAGCATGAGCGAGCCTGA
- a CDS encoding DUF1971 domain-containing protein, whose amino-acid sequence MSEPDARAYPTRLPEDVRAYRRTADFDEQSLPAALRKDHATKPGVWALIHVLEGELRYCVADWGLDVVLVPGQPGIVAPQVLHFVEPRGAVRLFVEFHAAPGEGPASPH is encoded by the coding sequence ATGAGCGAGCCTGATGCACGCGCTTACCCCACGCGATTGCCAGAGGATGTCCGCGCCTACCGGCGCACGGCCGACTTCGACGAACAGAGCCTGCCGGCCGCCCTGCGCAAGGACCACGCGACCAAGCCCGGCGTCTGGGCACTGATCCACGTCCTCGAAGGCGAGCTGCGCTATTGCGTGGCCGACTGGGGCCTGGATGTCGTGCTGGTGCCCGGCCAGCCGGGGATCGTCGCGCCGCAGGTGCTGCACTTCGTCGAGCCGCGTGGCGCCGTGCGGCTGTTCGTGGAGTTCCATGCGGCCCCTGGCGAAGGACCGGCCAGCCCCCACTGA